The nucleotide window agtagttacagggacagtcctccactggggacactcagggtgaagtgtctcgctcagggacacaatggtagtaagtggggcttgaacctgggtcttctaaaATCCCATCTACCACATGCAGTGTCCCACTCCGTCATCTTTGGATTCATACATTTTGCACTGCTTGAAAAGAAAAGTTGAATTTGACCTGGTGTTTGACCTTGACCCTGGTCGCCACCCAACAGCTTGTCTAAGCGCCACCTCCAGTCGGGAGAGTTCATTGTGCTCAACATGGTCCTCACCAGCATGATGAGCCGCCTGTGGTGAGGAGAACCCTTAAACCTCCCCAGTCTCACACTGGTCTTTATTTTCCCCTCTGACAGACGTGACGTGTCTCTGATCCTCTTATCTCTAGGGTCTTCTTCAGGGGGCTCCTGAGTGGTCTGGTCCCTGTCTACCAACGGGCCGTGGATCTGAGGCAGGTAGTGGCCCAGGTCCAGCCCATGCCCTACCTGACAGAGTTTTCTCTGCCTGAAGATCTTCTCGGCTTCCTTGGCCCCTCCGCTGCAGCTCTGCTGGAGAAAGAGTTGCCTCTGGAAGTCCTGAAGAGCTACGCCTCTGAGTCCAAGCTGCTATATAAGCTGTTTGGCCAGGAGGGAGAAGACCAGAGCAAAGAGCAGAAGAGGATGGGGGAGATGAAACCGACCACAGGCCAGACGCTCGAGGACGTGGGCAGGCGTGTGCAGAGGAGTGAGGGGTCGAGTCTCATGAACCATTTCTTGACTGCACGGTTGCCAATTCTTTTTGTTCACTGcatctttctttatttacagaGACCGGACTGATGCACAAGGTGACGTTGACGCCCTCTGAGGCAAACGTGCAGGTATCTCCTCTGGTATTTTTAATCCGAAGGATCCTTCCAGACCTTGAAAAGTCTTAAATTGaattttccaactttttattttattttttttttttttatatatatcataaaAATGACCATGTGGCCCATGGGCCACCATACTAAAAATTCTGCATCCGGCAGACGTGTTCTGAGAGTAGAGGTTCTCCTTATGTTAAAAATTTCTCTGATACTACTGAATCAGGAATAGCCTCAAGGAAGGAAAAGTATGTTCCTATTTTTAGTAGGAATAAgacttcaatctgtcagtaggTTGCTGGTCATGGCGCGCTGTGCACTTCCGCGCGtggaaatgactcacaaataagAAACCGAAAAGaataatacactgctcaaaaaagaacaagaaaaagggaacacaaaaataagacatcctagatccgaatgaagcatccaccaactcctggacagtctgtggtgcaacgtggtgttggtggatggagcgagacgtgatgtcccagatgtgctcagttggattcaggtctgggggaCGGGCGGGCCAGTCTATTGCATGGAAGGCCTTCGTCTTTCAGGAACTGCTGACgtactccagccacatgaggtccagCATTTTCTTTAGGAGAAACGCAGAACCGAACGCACCAGcgtatggtctcacaaggggtctgaggatctcttCTCAGCAAATGAgaagtcaggctacctctggcgagcacatggagggctgtgtgaccccccccccccaaagaaacGCCACCCCACACCGTTATTGACCCACCGCCAAACCGGCCATACTGGGGGATTTTGCAGAcggcagaacgttctccacaccGTCTCCAGACTCATCACGTCTGTCGCATGTGCTCAGTgggaacctgctttcatctgtgaagatgaCGGCCCTGATGCAGAGTCTTAAGATGACTTGTCCTGATGCAGCCATGAGAATGTTGGTGTGGGGCTGCGGTGAGAATGCGGGTTTGGGTTTCAGAAtgctgattgattgattgattgattgatttatttatttgtttatttgtttatttgtttatttgtttatttaatagaCTGCAGCGGAGCTTCCTTCCTGGAGAGTGTCCAAGAAGCTGCTTTTTTCCCCGGACCCAGCCGTGGTCGGGCAGCAGAAGGAGCTTCAGAAGCGTCTCCGGGCCGCGCCCTCCTGCAGCAGCATGGCCGGCGAGCTGCAGCAGGCGATCCAGTGGTGCCGCAGCAGGAACCTGAGGCAGAAGAAGCGGCGCCTGGCCTTCCTGTACCTCACCTGCCAGAGCCTGGCCGGCCTGGAGGCGGAGGGATTCaggtaacctttgacctttggcTGCAAGTAAACATTCAGATGAGGGTAAAGGCTGAAACTTTACCCAGATGTTAACTAGCGTGTGTAGGTTCAGTTTGGAAGCTTGTGAATGATTGGTCATGGCAGTTAACGGatttttaatgtgttattaGCCCTTTATTACAATAGATTACACATAATGatcaatgattaaaaaaaagtttgcatgAAGGTGTTACCCGTTAGAGCCGAGTTCTGAACTGAAATAGAGAACATGCTGAGTACCAGCATAATTACGTTCAGGAATTACGGTATTTGGTGTCACAACTTGTTTACTGTTTACCGCTTGTGAATGGTTATGAATTGATGGTACATTTCTGTCGTCAGTGTTAAGAGGAGATTCCAGAGGTTCAGGCTGCGGGTGGAGAGGGCTCTGATGCAGAGAAAAGCCAAGGCCGTTGACTTCGGGCCGCGGTGGTGCAGGAACCGGTGGTGCAAGATGTCTCGTAGAGCCCTTCATGGAACTTCATCCTGGAAGAAGCGCAGAACGAGAAGGTTGGAGACGTCCGAAAAGGGCTGTGCGGCAACCCGGCCTCGATTCTGGAAGGACGGGTCTTCGCCTGGACAGTCTGCTGGTGAACGTGGCGGCGGACTGCCAGAAGAATCCACAGCGGGGGGAACTGATGTGCGAAAGTCAGATAAAAGCCAGACGCTTGAGAAGCTAGCTGGAGATGACATCGATGACATCTTTTCGTCCATCTGCTCCTGACTGAAGCATGATAATGTTTGCACAtaaggtgctttttttttttttttttttttttcctctttattttgAGAAAACTTGCAGAATTTTACCTTTCGCTCATTATTCCTCCTAAACCCCACGTTCTGGGATAATTAAATGCCAGCAGGCGTCAAAAACAAGTTTCACTTTGTGGTTACTTTATAAGTGTGAtcctgtgtcctctgcatcaccctaactgagcagttggcagccatggaaggtgtccggggagcagtgtgtggggacggtcccttgatcaaggggacctcggtggcaccttggcttcgggttcaaatcctgaaccgccgcccctttttcatgtgtgtacatgtaccAAAATATAGacctttttatttcaaatatttattaaataatatatcaaatattttattaaaaatatatgccACACGTGCTTTGAAATTATAAACATGCATAATGCTGCACAGGTTTTGCAAAACCGTGAATTTTATTAAAGTTCTGAATACATAACTACTTTCATTATAagtaattatttataaataaagcCTACAGCAGGACAGGCTATAAATTAGTACATATGCAGTCAGctgcatgtaaaaaatatacatatatatcaaTTATATTGaagatattaaataaatgaacccTTGTCACGCTGGAAGTATAAATATCTCGGAGGAGTCCTTTAACGTCCCACAGCGGCACCATCTCAGGACCTTCAGTGGGCGAGCTGGAGAGAGTGCTGGAAACCAGTCGCCGCTGGTTCCTCGTGCCTCAGCCCAGTTCCGTTCCTGCACGTGAACACACTGACCAGGGCAGCTGGGAGCTGCCGCCGGCCGTCGTTCTTgtgcagggatttttttttttgtaatataaaaataataattataatttctcTGCGTCACATATGCGTCGTCTTCCCTTTCCCGGTGTTCCCGTTCTCGTCACATTCGAAGCCCGTGTTCTCCAGGGCGTACTGCTTTTCCTTGGAGGCCTCTTCTTTGGTCGCCTTCTCGGTGTCCTCGTTGCCCGAGCCACGCCTACATTTCTTCTTATAGAGCTGGTAGGctgaaagggggaggagccaatCAAACAAAGAATCAAACAAGAAAAGGTTCTGGAAGCCTCATGGTCCCCAACCTCCTGCCCACCTGAGACGCCGAGGACGGCCGCCACCAGCTGGAAGATGCTGTAGATGAGGGGGAAGGAGAACATGACCTCGAGCTCCTCCGCGGAGAAG belongs to Denticeps clupeoides chromosome 9, fDenClu1.1, whole genome shotgun sequence and includes:
- the rmp64 gene encoding nucleolus and neural progenitor protein isoform X1 gives rise to the protein MAEELWNRVDIPSPSAISVLKVPFGDATADIVKSLAEACDRALKLLRSTALQTEVRVLYALLYVMNKPFRQHSPFRTMKQVEQAVNRLKEMRLMAAVQDLWDLCPKQAQRTVGLQCGTCEVPSQPVLEWVCLKVLGGARLLGRLVDQCSTTFILSKRHLQSGEFIVLNMVLTSMMSRLWVFFRGLLSGLVPVYQRAVDLRQVVAQVQPMPYLTEFSLPEDLLGFLGPSAAALLEKELPLEVLKSYASESKLLYKLFGQEGEDQSKEQKRMGEMKPTTGQTLEDVGRRVQRKTGLMHKVTLTPSEANVQTAAELPSWRVSKKLLFSPDPAVVGQQKELQKRLRAAPSCSSMAGELQQAIQWCRSRNLRQKKRRLAFLYLTCQSLAGLEAEGFSVKRRFQRFRLRVERALMQRKAKAVDFGPRWCRNRWCKMSRRALHGTSSWKKRRTRRLETSEKGCAATRPRFWKDGSSPGQSAGERGGGLPEESTAGGTDVRKSDKSQTLEKLAGDDIDDIFSSICS
- the rmp64 gene encoding nucleolus and neural progenitor protein isoform X2 → MNKPFRQHSPFRTMKQVEQAVNRLKEMRLMAAVQDLWDLCPKQAQRTVGLQCGTCEVPSQPVLEWVCLKVLGGARLLGRLVDQCSTTFILSKRHLQSGEFIVLNMVLTSMMSRLWVFFRGLLSGLVPVYQRAVDLRQVVAQVQPMPYLTEFSLPEDLLGFLGPSAAALLEKELPLEVLKSYASESKLLYKLFGQEGEDQSKEQKRMGEMKPTTGQTLEDVGRRVQRKTGLMHKVTLTPSEANVQTAAELPSWRVSKKLLFSPDPAVVGQQKELQKRLRAAPSCSSMAGELQQAIQWCRSRNLRQKKRRLAFLYLTCQSLAGLEAEGFSVKRRFQRFRLRVERALMQRKAKAVDFGPRWCRNRWCKMSRRALHGTSSWKKRRTRRLETSEKGCAATRPRFWKDGSSPGQSAGERGGGLPEESTAGGTDVRKSDKSQTLEKLAGDDIDDIFSSICS